The Mytilus trossulus isolate FHL-02 unplaced genomic scaffold, PNRI_Mtr1.1.1.hap1 h1tg000070l__unscaffolded, whole genome shotgun sequence genome window below encodes:
- the LOC134699535 gene encoding uncharacterized protein LOC134699535, which produces MHLEEKANEGKVELLEVDEKSSTKPTSTVSDKKDKKKKKEKENSENAATREKKQSIEKQKSFVKQKTDETEKVKDNIKIQSLEETKNENERTRSNTEEMLDSKHLNKTENTHDDKKEDEDTINPQKNDETENMHQDKEDKTMKDTIIQISEETASDRTELKDKLIEDIDAEDLNEEDL; this is translated from the coding sequence ATGCATCTAGAAGAGAAAGCAAATGAAGGAAAGGTAGAATTGTTAGAAGTAGATGAAAaatcctcaacaaaacctacaAGCACTGTTTCTgataaaaaagataagaaaaagaagaaagaaaaagaaaattctgAAAACGCTGCAACAAGAGAGAAGaaacaatcaattgaaaaacaGAAATCTTTCGTTAAGCAAAAGACGGATGAAACAGAGAAagttaaagacaatattaaaatacAGTCGTTGGAAGAGACAAAGAACGAAAATGAAAGAACGAGATCGAATACTGAGGAAATGCTTgattcaaaacatttgaataaaacagaaaacacaCACGATGACAAAAAAGAGGACGAAGACACCATAAATCCACAAAAAAACGATGAAACAGAAAATATGCATCAAGACAAAGAAGATAAAACAATGAAAGACACAATTATACAAATTTCTGAAGAAACAGCTTCAGATAGAACCGAATTGAAAGACAAATTAATAGAAGATATCGATGCCGAAGATCTAAATGAAGAAGACTTATAG